A window of the Rhodopirellula bahusiensis genome harbors these coding sequences:
- a CDS encoding c-type cytochrome gives MKSLRSSTSAGVFAGKYAGNSSFRLIRPVTSSIVYLGAILGVLGLGQVHLSNVSAAGLGVTPAEQFKVPEGFEVELLHEVAADSEGSWVSLTVDPKGRLIACDQSGGLFRIDMTSGEAKVEKLEIDFVGAQGLLCAFGSLYANVNAREFPCGLWRLTDTNGDDQYDKKEHIIPLNGGSEHGPHALIVTPDGKRIIMVAGNNTNLPEDIAHSRVPKVWTEDHLLGRMPDARGHNANRMAPGGFICSLNPDGSEVELIATGFRNPYDIALNRQGELFTYDADMEWDVGTPWYRPTRINHVISGSEFGWRNGTGKWPAYYPDSFGSAVDIGPGSPTGIVFGYGAKFPKKYENALFISDWSYGNIHAVHLTEDGSSYSGTYETFATAAPLPVTDLVIHPDGALYFAIGGRGTQSGLYRIKYTGDLDAANAAEEVVAASDDAEQLRELRQSIEALHVADADLSVSADEAVKLAIANLSHDDRAIRFAARVALEHRSPATWKKTILNEANGEAKILGVVALARTGEKADQADAVKALESIDLESLSANEKIDFLRAAGLVAMRLGDFTEAQRDALIGKVKGQFPSGVDSLDRELAIMAIYLNAPESTAAVVAALQDSPSQESQIHYAMALRAAKEGWSMDLRRDYLAWFNEMATARGGMSFGGFLDNIKKVTVDGLSDADKQSLAEVLAKPKRTDEAPAGPPREFVKEWKVDDLVDLVSDENRRPSFENGKAMFAAATCYKCHRMGLQGGILGPDLTSAGGKFSPRDMLVSIIEPSKIISDQYGSTQFLTEDGEVITGRVINMRNKVLSVMTNMLDPSSLTEVDREGVIQTRESQVSMMPNGLLDTLNQEEIADLVAYLRAGGNAKHAIYTQPVAKR, from the coding sequence ATGAAATCCCTCCGTTCTTCCACGTCTGCTGGCGTTTTCGCTGGCAAATACGCGGGAAACTCGTCGTTCCGGCTCATTCGCCCGGTGACGTCCTCCATCGTCTATCTGGGAGCCATCCTTGGCGTTCTCGGACTGGGCCAAGTTCATCTTTCGAACGTTTCCGCTGCTGGGTTGGGTGTCACGCCCGCCGAGCAATTCAAAGTCCCTGAAGGCTTCGAAGTCGAATTGCTGCACGAAGTCGCTGCGGATTCAGAAGGCTCGTGGGTCAGTTTGACCGTCGATCCAAAAGGCCGCTTGATCGCCTGCGATCAATCCGGCGGGCTGTTCCGAATCGACATGACCTCGGGCGAAGCCAAAGTTGAAAAGCTCGAAATCGATTTCGTTGGTGCCCAAGGTTTGCTGTGTGCTTTCGGTTCGCTGTACGCCAACGTCAACGCTCGCGAATTCCCGTGCGGTTTGTGGCGTTTGACTGACACCAATGGCGACGACCAATACGACAAGAAAGAGCACATCATCCCGCTCAACGGCGGCAGTGAGCACGGACCGCACGCATTGATCGTGACTCCCGATGGCAAACGCATCATCATGGTCGCGGGCAACAATACCAACCTGCCCGAAGACATCGCCCACTCGCGAGTGCCCAAGGTTTGGACGGAAGATCACTTGCTCGGTCGCATGCCCGATGCTCGCGGTCACAATGCCAATCGCATGGCACCCGGTGGATTCATTTGCTCGCTGAACCCCGATGGCAGCGAAGTGGAATTGATCGCGACCGGTTTTCGAAACCCCTATGACATCGCTCTGAACCGTCAAGGCGAACTGTTCACCTACGACGCTGACATGGAATGGGACGTCGGCACGCCTTGGTACCGTCCAACGCGAATCAACCACGTCATCAGTGGTTCCGAATTCGGATGGCGCAACGGCACCGGCAAATGGCCTGCTTACTATCCTGATTCGTTTGGATCGGCTGTCGACATCGGTCCAGGTTCGCCGACCGGGATCGTCTTTGGCTACGGAGCCAAGTTTCCGAAAAAGTACGAGAACGCTCTGTTCATTTCTGATTGGAGCTACGGCAACATTCACGCGGTTCATTTGACCGAAGACGGATCCAGCTACAGCGGCACGTACGAAACCTTCGCCACCGCCGCACCGTTGCCCGTGACCGACTTGGTCATTCACCCCGATGGAGCGTTGTATTTCGCGATCGGCGGACGGGGCACGCAAAGCGGTCTGTACCGGATCAAGTACACCGGTGACTTGGACGCGGCCAACGCGGCCGAAGAAGTCGTTGCCGCATCAGACGACGCCGAGCAACTTCGTGAGTTGCGTCAAAGCATCGAAGCCTTGCACGTTGCCGACGCTGATCTGTCCGTCAGTGCCGACGAAGCCGTCAAGCTTGCGATTGCGAACCTGAGTCACGACGACCGTGCGATTCGTTTCGCTGCTCGAGTCGCTCTGGAACATCGTTCGCCAGCGACTTGGAAGAAGACAATTCTGAACGAAGCAAACGGCGAAGCGAAGATTCTCGGTGTCGTTGCTTTGGCACGGACCGGTGAAAAGGCCGATCAAGCGGACGCTGTCAAAGCGTTGGAATCGATCGACCTGGAATCGTTGAGTGCAAACGAAAAGATCGACTTCCTTCGTGCGGCTGGATTGGTCGCGATGCGTTTGGGCGACTTCACCGAAGCTCAACGAGACGCATTGATCGGCAAGGTCAAAGGTCAGTTCCCATCCGGTGTCGATTCGCTGGACCGCGAACTGGCAATCATGGCGATCTACCTGAACGCACCCGAGTCCACCGCAGCGGTTGTTGCTGCTCTGCAGGATTCGCCCAGCCAAGAGAGCCAGATCCACTACGCGATGGCGTTGCGGGCGGCAAAGGAAGGCTGGAGCATGGATCTCCGCCGCGATTACTTGGCATGGTTCAACGAAATGGCAACCGCTCGTGGCGGCATGTCCTTTGGCGGCTTCTTGGACAACATCAAGAAGGTCACCGTGGACGGACTGTCCGATGCTGACAAGCAGTCGCTGGCCGAAGTGCTCGCCAAGCCAAAACGAACCGATGAGGCTCCCGCCGGACCGCCTCGCGAATTCGTGAAGGAATGGAAGGTCGATGATCTGGTTGATTTGGTAAGTGATGAAAATCGTCGCCCCAGCTTCGAAAACGGCAAAGCGATGTTCGCCGCCGCGACTTGTTACAAGTGCCACCGCATGGGACTGCAAGGCGGGATCCTCGGTCCTGATTTGACCAGTGCCGGCGGCAAGTTCAGTCCGCGTGACATGTTGGTTTCGATCATCGAACCCAGCAAAATTATCAGCGACCAATACGGATCGACTCAGTTCTTGACCGAGGATGGCGAAGTCATCACCGGGCGTGTGATCAACATGCGGAACAAGGTCCTGAGTGTAATGACCAACATGCTGGATCCATCGTCGTTGACGGAAGTTGACCGCGAAGGCGTCATCCAAACGCGAGAGTCCCAGGTCAGCATGATGCCCAACGGTTTGTTGGACACGCTGAACCAGGAAGAAATCGCTGACTTGGTCGCTTACTTGCGAGCCGGTGGCAACGCCAAGCACGCGATCTACACGCAACCGGTCGCCAAACGATAG
- a CDS encoding carboxypeptidase-like regulatory domain-containing protein, giving the protein MESQQSVPDYGKRSPIEMFRRQIRGCLAILAGTTLLIASCTLIRGEIPLWAIPAVHGVISDASTGIPIADAFVSVSNDTDPRIVATARSTPNGHYTTKPALTYEWFTLPGDRVEHCTVSVSADGYVTTKTSAVHDTGELWAGQPAADRYIDFILRPDAVGDTKHYNEWDVEREQAGEQ; this is encoded by the coding sequence ATGGAAAGTCAACAGTCCGTTCCCGATTACGGCAAACGTTCCCCGATTGAAATGTTCCGGCGACAAATTCGAGGATGCCTTGCGATTCTTGCGGGCACGACACTCCTGATAGCCTCATGCACGCTCATTCGCGGCGAGATACCGCTATGGGCGATACCAGCCGTTCACGGTGTTATTTCCGACGCCTCAACCGGAATTCCAATCGCTGACGCATTCGTCTCTGTTTCCAACGATACCGATCCTCGCATCGTTGCAACCGCTCGATCTACCCCGAACGGGCATTACACGACGAAGCCCGCCCTAACTTACGAGTGGTTCACGCTTCCAGGTGACCGCGTGGAACACTGCACGGTTTCGGTTTCGGCCGATGGGTACGTAACCACAAAGACCTCTGCTGTGCACGATACTGGCGAATTATGGGCTGGCCAGCCGGCCGCTGATCGCTACATTGACTTTATCCTTAGGCCGGACGCGGTAGGCGATACAAAGCACTACAACGAATGGGACGTCGAGCGTGAACAGGCCGGGGAACAATGA
- a CDS encoding cyclic-phosphate processing receiver domain-containing protein, which yields MLEDDLDRILRFRAVLALHHPAATLDVHRTAPDFIAAYSCLDRAPDLICLDHDLFTDSPDDPDPGDGRDVSAYLVTREPTAPALIHSTNAVAADSMLYSMRDHGWNVDRIAPLGEDWIESHWFPTARKMLADHDAQR from the coding sequence ATGCTAGAAGACGACTTGGATCGCATCTTGCGTTTCCGCGCCGTTCTTGCTCTGCATCATCCCGCGGCAACGCTGGACGTCCATCGAACTGCTCCCGATTTCATCGCCGCGTATTCCTGTCTCGATCGCGCCCCTGATCTGATTTGCCTCGACCACGATCTGTTCACCGATTCACCTGATGACCCCGATCCGGGTGATGGCCGTGATGTCTCTGCGTACTTGGTGACACGCGAACCAACTGCTCCCGCGCTTATACACTCGACCAACGCCGTCGCGGCTGACTCAATGCTGTATTCGATGCGCGACCATGGATGGAACGTAGATCGCATCGCGCCGCTTGGCGAGGACTGGATCGAGTCGCACTGGTTTCCGACCGCTCGCAAAATGCTAGCCGATCACGATGCCCAACGTTAG
- a CDS encoding DUF1579 domain-containing protein, with protein sequence MPAKQVFNALIGEWQGNCRTWFEPGKLADESEVSGSIKPMLEGRFLRHVYRGQIQGRLRHGEEWIAFNEVTENFEVSWVDDFHMSGAIMISRGPILVAEGSSSAHSGFEVFGHYDVGKEHPRWGWKTQYQIDGESGLIITAYNVTPDGEEARAIETVYQRKS encoded by the coding sequence ATGCCCGCCAAGCAAGTTTTCAATGCGTTGATCGGTGAGTGGCAAGGGAATTGCCGAACCTGGTTCGAGCCCGGCAAGCTCGCTGACGAATCCGAAGTCTCCGGCAGCATCAAGCCGATGCTGGAAGGCCGCTTCCTTCGTCACGTGTATCGAGGTCAGATTCAAGGCCGCCTGCGTCACGGCGAAGAATGGATCGCCTTCAATGAAGTCACGGAGAACTTCGAAGTGTCTTGGGTCGACGACTTTCACATGAGCGGAGCGATCATGATTTCGCGTGGGCCGATTCTCGTGGCCGAAGGTTCATCGAGTGCGCATTCAGGTTTCGAAGTCTTCGGCCACTACGATGTCGGAAAGGAGCATCCACGTTGGGGCTGGAAGACCCAGTACCAGATCGATGGAGAATCCGGCCTGATCATCACCGCCTACAACGTCACGCCTGACGGAGAAGAGGCCAGAGCGATTGAAACCGTTTACCAGCGAAAGTCGTGA
- a CDS encoding coiled-coil domain-containing protein yields MNTWIGIPSFTALVCMMAGILAGHLLWYRDRSRDVQAIKDAEKKYAKAKAAARSRKHHFLGMQSDIDSLQSNRDEVKAENEQLRQWLKDQKQLTAEAETELGHLRTEHSRFELAAKDAEEARDAKAESLQRAEKEIESLRSALADNETRFEESAAKMRELAETAKATGDELANREKQQEFLMQANEQLKTQNAELESQVEITRGEVFAAEEALSAFKQQQATLQTEQQQSLGQIQQIQADLSAANEEVESLSQANESLIHRIEEAVTQRDAAILQRDQFAAERENVSNEYDETGQRYAELQKEYENLRSQHEVAIQTATQHEETVQSVREELQTRTEEVSELKTARIQLESAFQENELKLQTLQGEREELAEELDERTLRIQEAIDSRVIAETALSEIENRLDLTCADLNSKLEDRASQLATTESSLAETQSQLTTTVEKLSTTETQLDQTQTALTVAESNLTETRSQLSTIESQLTTAESKLASTESELDQTKTELQTAQSNWTDSRSKLQETESKLASTEQKLATTETQLEQAQSELASTASRLETTESSLAAAIIQRDRHESTLQEIHVSTEQLRNESTQLEATIASKDDAIEQLRSSLQEQQDAVSRHRAEIERLQSVRPEFEKLKQTVSDRTNETTRLAQQVKNQQQRELELQQEIDERNQQVHSLRRSQEQFESRINEQTSLVQRLTQELKSTKDSLQSARQHEPRANAMQSQVGDLTEELKRVSGELDQSLDTNAEMQERMRVLEGKLHESAAVMRDLRRKRAHVPALDSNENQRRAA; encoded by the coding sequence ATGAATACTTGGATCGGAATCCCGTCTTTTACCGCCCTCGTCTGCATGATGGCGGGCATCCTGGCCGGCCATTTGCTGTGGTATCGCGACCGCTCGCGAGACGTTCAGGCGATCAAAGACGCTGAGAAAAAGTACGCGAAAGCGAAAGCGGCAGCTCGAAGTCGAAAACACCATTTCCTCGGCATGCAAAGCGACATCGATTCGCTGCAATCCAACCGAGACGAAGTGAAGGCGGAAAACGAACAACTGCGTCAGTGGCTGAAGGATCAAAAGCAGCTGACGGCCGAAGCGGAAACCGAACTCGGCCACCTGCGGACCGAACACAGCCGCTTTGAATTGGCGGCCAAGGACGCGGAAGAAGCACGCGACGCGAAGGCCGAATCGCTGCAACGGGCCGAAAAAGAAATTGAATCGTTGCGTTCCGCTTTGGCGGACAACGAGACTCGATTCGAAGAGTCCGCTGCCAAGATGCGAGAGCTCGCCGAGACCGCCAAGGCAACCGGCGACGAATTGGCCAACCGAGAGAAGCAACAGGAATTCCTGATGCAGGCCAACGAGCAACTGAAAACACAAAATGCTGAGCTCGAATCACAAGTCGAAATCACTCGCGGTGAAGTCTTCGCGGCCGAGGAAGCACTGAGCGCGTTCAAACAGCAACAAGCCACACTGCAAACCGAACAACAACAATCGCTCGGCCAGATTCAACAGATCCAAGCCGATTTGAGCGCCGCCAACGAAGAAGTCGAGTCGCTCTCTCAAGCCAACGAATCATTGATTCACCGAATTGAGGAAGCCGTCACCCAGCGTGACGCGGCGATCTTGCAACGCGATCAATTCGCCGCCGAACGTGAAAACGTTTCCAACGAATACGACGAAACGGGTCAACGCTACGCCGAACTACAAAAAGAATACGAGAACCTGCGATCGCAACACGAAGTCGCCATTCAAACCGCGACGCAACACGAAGAAACGGTTCAATCAGTTCGCGAAGAATTGCAGACTCGCACCGAAGAAGTCAGCGAACTCAAGACGGCTCGCATCCAGCTCGAATCTGCGTTCCAAGAGAACGAGTTGAAGCTGCAAACGTTGCAAGGCGAACGCGAGGAGTTGGCAGAAGAACTCGACGAGCGAACGCTTCGGATTCAAGAGGCGATCGACAGCCGGGTGATTGCCGAAACGGCGCTCTCGGAAATTGAAAATCGTTTGGACCTGACTTGTGCTGACCTGAATTCAAAACTGGAAGACAGGGCATCGCAATTGGCGACAACTGAATCCAGTTTGGCCGAGACACAGTCCCAGCTGACAACAACGGTGGAAAAACTATCGACCACCGAAACGCAACTCGATCAAACGCAAACGGCGTTGACCGTCGCCGAATCCAATCTGACGGAAACACGTTCTCAGTTGTCGACGATCGAGTCTCAGCTGACGACCGCTGAATCGAAACTCGCCAGCACCGAATCAGAGCTGGATCAAACCAAGACGGAATTGCAGACCGCTCAATCCAATTGGACTGACAGCCGATCCAAATTGCAAGAAACTGAGTCCAAGCTTGCCTCGACCGAGCAAAAGCTAGCAACCACCGAGACGCAACTCGAACAAGCACAATCCGAGCTGGCATCCACTGCGTCGCGACTGGAAACCACGGAGTCATCCTTGGCTGCCGCGATCATCCAACGCGACCGTCACGAATCGACCCTGCAAGAAATTCACGTGTCGACGGAACAGCTTCGCAACGAGTCGACGCAGCTCGAAGCCACGATCGCTTCCAAAGACGATGCGATCGAACAACTTCGAAGCAGTTTGCAAGAACAACAGGATGCAGTGTCGAGGCACCGCGCCGAAATCGAACGCCTTCAATCGGTACGTCCCGAATTCGAAAAGCTGAAGCAAACGGTTTCGGATCGCACCAACGAAACCACGCGTCTGGCTCAGCAGGTCAAGAACCAGCAGCAACGCGAATTGGAACTGCAACAAGAGATCGACGAACGCAACCAACAGGTTCACTCGCTGCGTCGTTCGCAAGAACAATTCGAATCCCGAATCAACGAGCAAACTTCCTTGGTTCAGCGATTGACCCAAGAGCTGAAGTCAACGAAGGACTCGCTGCAATCCGCTCGTCAGCACGAACCACGTGCGAACGCGATGCAATCCCAGGTCGGCGACCTGACCGAAGAACTCAAACGAGTCTCCGGTGAACTCGACCAAAGCTTGGATACAAATGCGGAAATGCAAGAACGCATGCGAGTGTTGGAAGGCAAGCTGCACGAGAGTGCCGCGGTGATGCGAGACCTTCGTCGCAAGCGAGCTCACGTCCCCGCGTTGGATTCCAACGAGAACCAACGCCGCGCTGCGTAG